The Kozakia baliensis genome includes a region encoding these proteins:
- the recG gene encoding ATP-dependent DNA helicase RecG: MTEASALLSPLLAPLGALPGIGPRHAGLLRKVAGGPRIIDLLFTLPENLIDRRTRCTLAEARERVAPGGILSAHVRVIGIERPQRQKQPFRVRVGDGTDELGLVFFHAHFLRDVTIGDELAISGKLERYGLGLSMPHPDYMLPWAQRARIPLLDPVWPLTAGLFPSTMRRAMQSALARLPDLPEWQDHALIEKRKWPSFAQALRIIHAPQPAEGENWEALAERARARLAFDELLADQLCMGLARLSAQDRPGRALVGDGALRTEAMRRFGHTPTGAQTRALAEIDADLAAPRPMMRLLQGDVGAGKTLVAAMAMLRAVEAGAQAALMAPTEILARQHFRNLSALCPVPCVFLSGSIKGRARRETLAAIADGSARIVIGTHALFQEKVIFHDLGLAVIDEQHRFGVEQRMRLSSKSEATNALIMTATPIPRTLLLTQWGELQVSRLDEKPPGRLPIGTSMHALSTLEDVLAGIRRALAKGVQVFWVCPLVEESEVLDVAAAEARWADLRRYFGDQVGLAHGRQDISVRQAALDAFQAGNTRLLVATTVIEVGVDVPNASVMVIEHAERFGLAQLHQLRGRVGRGSARSFCLLLFDDQASLTARKRLALLRETEDGFLIADEDFRTRGGGDLAGTRQSGLPGFRLATGSRADLLLTAAWQDSERVLNMDPRLSQPRGQALRLLLHLFDRHDHQKILLSG; the protein is encoded by the coding sequence ATGACTGAAGCATCCGCCCTGCTCAGCCCGCTTCTCGCACCTTTAGGCGCTCTGCCGGGAATAGGCCCACGTCACGCTGGCCTCCTGCGTAAAGTTGCTGGCGGTCCGCGCATCATTGATCTTTTGTTTACTCTTCCCGAAAATCTCATCGACCGACGCACGCGCTGCACCCTGGCCGAAGCGCGGGAACGCGTAGCTCCCGGGGGCATCCTGAGCGCCCATGTCCGCGTAATCGGAATCGAACGTCCTCAACGGCAAAAGCAACCTTTCCGCGTGCGTGTGGGAGACGGAACCGACGAACTGGGTTTGGTTTTCTTCCACGCTCATTTCCTACGCGACGTCACGATCGGCGATGAACTGGCCATCTCGGGAAAGCTCGAACGTTATGGGCTGGGCCTGAGCATGCCCCATCCGGATTACATGCTGCCTTGGGCACAGCGCGCAAGAATTCCTCTCCTTGATCCGGTTTGGCCGCTCACGGCGGGGCTATTCCCCTCCACCATGCGCCGCGCAATGCAATCCGCCCTCGCCCGCCTGCCTGATTTACCGGAATGGCAAGATCATGCGCTGATCGAAAAGCGCAAATGGCCGAGTTTCGCCCAGGCGCTGCGCATCATCCACGCACCTCAACCCGCCGAGGGCGAGAATTGGGAAGCCCTGGCCGAACGCGCCCGTGCGCGGCTGGCTTTCGATGAACTCCTGGCCGATCAACTCTGCATGGGTTTAGCCCGGCTGAGCGCACAGGATCGCCCTGGCCGCGCGCTGGTAGGAGACGGCGCGCTGCGGACGGAGGCCATGCGACGTTTTGGCCATACGCCGACTGGCGCTCAAACCCGCGCCTTGGCAGAAATCGACGCCGATCTCGCCGCACCGCGCCCGATGATGCGCTTACTGCAAGGCGATGTCGGCGCGGGCAAAACCCTTGTTGCCGCCATGGCGATGCTCCGTGCCGTTGAAGCAGGCGCACAAGCGGCGCTAATGGCCCCGACCGAGATTTTGGCGCGACAGCATTTCCGCAATCTCTCGGCCCTATGTCCCGTGCCTTGCGTCTTCCTCTCCGGCAGCATTAAAGGACGCGCCCGACGCGAAACGCTCGCCGCCATTGCAGACGGTTCCGCACGGATCGTCATCGGCACTCATGCGCTCTTTCAAGAAAAAGTTATCTTTCACGATCTCGGCCTTGCCGTCATCGACGAGCAGCACCGTTTCGGCGTCGAGCAGCGTATGCGCCTCAGCAGCAAAAGCGAGGCGACCAACGCTCTGATCATGACGGCCACGCCCATCCCGCGCACTTTGCTGCTGACTCAATGGGGCGAATTGCAGGTCAGCCGACTCGATGAAAAACCACCTGGCCGTCTGCCGATCGGCACTTCCATGCACGCCCTCTCCACGCTTGAGGATGTTCTAGCAGGCATCCGCCGCGCCCTCGCCAAAGGCGTGCAAGTGTTCTGGGTCTGCCCACTGGTCGAGGAAAGCGAAGTGCTCGACGTCGCGGCAGCGGAAGCCCGCTGGGCCGATCTGCGCCGCTATTTCGGCGACCAAGTCGGCCTTGCCCACGGCCGCCAGGACATTAGCGTGCGCCAAGCTGCGCTCGATGCGTTTCAGGCCGGTAACACCCGCCTCCTCGTTGCCACTACCGTCATCGAAGTCGGCGTCGATGTTCCCAACGCTTCCGTTATGGTCATTGAACATGCCGAACGCTTCGGCTTAGCGCAGCTTCACCAATTGCGCGGTCGCGTTGGACGTGGCTCGGCCCGCTCCTTCTGCCTCCTGCTCTTTGACGATCAAGCATCCCTGACCGCCCGTAAACGACTCGCTTTGCTACGCGAAACCGAAGACGGTTTTCTTATCGCGGATGAGGATTTTCGCACGCGTGGCGGCGGCGATTTGGCTGGCACGCGCCAATCCGGCCTGCCCGGCTTCCGGCTGGCCACAGGCTCCCGCGCCGACCTCTTGCTCACAGCGGCATGGCAGGACAGCGAACGAGTTCTCAACATGGACCCGCGCCTATCACAACCGCGCGGCCAGGCGTTGCGCCTATTGCTGCATTTGTTCGATCGCCACGACCATCAAAAGATACTTCTTTCGGGCTAA
- a CDS encoding putative bifunctional diguanylate cyclase/phosphodiesterase, translating into MPQTFSHEAQTARHSILQIARHLFGASSVLLASIEKNGTFKEILRAGDVDIVFPSDIVRQLADSSAPVVLKTPDAQWLGISLGHQSCLVLAVPSESTVPDDKISDLSDFSACLNELRKSDSQASRRPDLLNRTSSLSNIQKLIEDNRDADKRHSFGVIRLDLDHLAQINNRHGWDTADYLIDEMISRIQSVLPSDSMVGYFGGGSLIVITPYGTSITNTHSLINAMTRELDLPAYLKDGSFNFSVSIGWSMFPKDGDNATALFEGACAALAEAIQEGGAHERRATPDTTERYLDASRLERDLLHAIEKETLSLSWMPIVAVHSQQVIALEALVRWERPNFGPVSPELFVRCAEEAGLVERLDCWSLLAACRIAVKWPHALRVCVNISPVWLANERLSSMVEAVLKETELPAHRLQIELSEKRPFGPRDIAYQELSRLRALGVHVALDDFGAGYSSLERLASFPVDQIKLDRSFINRLDEDRRVGDILRSTLQLARTLGVSCCAKGVETERQMSFLDSYGCEEVQGYLLGSPSANYLQSMESELHGELQ; encoded by the coding sequence ATGCCGCAAACATTTTCGCACGAAGCCCAAACAGCTCGTCATTCGATTCTACAGATCGCACGCCATTTATTTGGCGCTTCTTCTGTCTTATTGGCTTCCATCGAAAAAAACGGCACGTTTAAAGAAATTTTGCGTGCCGGTGACGTCGATATTGTTTTCCCTTCCGATATCGTCCGACAATTAGCGGACAGTTCTGCGCCGGTCGTTCTCAAAACGCCCGATGCTCAATGGCTCGGTATTTCACTCGGTCATCAATCATGTCTCGTGCTTGCCGTCCCGTCAGAGAGCACTGTTCCGGACGATAAAATCAGCGATCTCTCGGATTTTTCTGCCTGTCTGAACGAACTGCGCAAGAGCGACAGCCAAGCTTCTCGTCGCCCCGACCTGCTGAACCGCACATCCAGTCTCAGCAATATTCAAAAACTCATCGAAGATAATCGGGATGCCGATAAAAGACATTCCTTCGGCGTTATCAGGCTCGATTTAGATCACCTCGCCCAAATCAATAATCGGCATGGATGGGACACAGCCGATTATTTGATCGATGAGATGATCTCACGCATCCAGTCCGTCCTACCCTCCGATTCAATGGTGGGATATTTTGGCGGTGGCAGCCTCATCGTCATCACCCCCTACGGAACAAGCATTACGAACACCCATTCTCTTATCAATGCGATGACGAGAGAACTGGACCTCCCGGCTTATCTGAAAGACGGCAGTTTCAACTTTTCAGTCTCCATCGGTTGGTCGATGTTTCCGAAAGATGGTGACAACGCGACGGCTCTGTTCGAAGGAGCATGCGCCGCGCTGGCGGAAGCCATCCAAGAAGGCGGCGCTCATGAACGCCGCGCCACGCCGGACACGACGGAACGGTATCTGGATGCCTCACGGTTAGAGCGGGACTTACTGCACGCCATCGAAAAAGAAACACTTTCGCTTAGCTGGATGCCGATCGTTGCCGTGCATTCTCAGCAAGTAATTGCCTTGGAAGCGCTCGTACGGTGGGAGCGGCCCAATTTCGGCCCCGTCTCTCCGGAGCTTTTCGTCCGCTGCGCCGAAGAGGCCGGGCTTGTAGAGCGGCTTGATTGCTGGAGCCTGCTCGCGGCCTGTCGCATAGCCGTGAAATGGCCGCACGCCCTCCGGGTCTGCGTCAATATCTCGCCCGTTTGGCTGGCCAATGAACGGCTCTCCTCCATGGTCGAGGCCGTTCTGAAGGAAACGGAACTACCCGCACATCGATTGCAAATCGAACTTTCCGAAAAACGTCCCTTCGGCCCGCGCGACATCGCCTATCAGGAGCTTTCGCGCTTGCGGGCGCTTGGCGTGCATGTTGCTTTGGATGACTTCGGCGCTGGTTATTCGTCTTTGGAAAGACTAGCCAGCTTCCCGGTCGATCAAATCAAGCTGGATCGCTCCTTCATCAATCGTCTCGATGAAGACCGGCGGGTAGGCGATATTTTGCGCAGCACGCTCCAATTGGCGCGCACGCTTGGCGTTTCGTGCTGTGCCAAAGGCGTAGAGACGGAACGACAAATGTCGTTCCTTGATTCTTACGGCTGTGAGGAAGTCCAGGGCTACCTCCTCGGCAGCCCCAGCGCCAATTATCTGCAGTCGATGGAATCAGAACTTCACGGAGAGCTTCAGTGA
- a CDS encoding lipid A deacylase LpxR family protein: MYFLSATGIFGAIAASAQATPLQDPNGIWTLQGENDAVSTLKGTSDRYYTSGLRFNWTSGTDNLPKPFHDVNKFLLGDGVQRISLGVQQLIFTPSDTQNPNPSPSDRPYSSLLLGTVNFINDTDLSRSVAGIQFGIMGPGGLGRQLQNGFHGAIGDTKNLGWHHQLANQPIFQVQMGRIWRLPLVNFHGFGADILPAISGAAGDYRTYGDVAGTFRIGEGLNSDFGNSTIGPGLDGTDAFTATTPVAWYLYGGVEGQAVAYDATLQGNTIRSNSPHVSKTWDVGEIHAGVAIMWHGVRLSYSQNWQTAQFDTAKAGLFNYGSLKLSVKF, encoded by the coding sequence GTGTATTTCCTTTCTGCAACGGGTATATTCGGCGCAATCGCCGCGTCGGCTCAGGCGACCCCGCTTCAGGATCCTAACGGCATCTGGACGCTGCAAGGTGAAAACGATGCTGTCTCGACCCTAAAGGGCACATCCGATCGTTATTATACCTCCGGTTTGCGTTTTAACTGGACCTCGGGGACGGATAATCTTCCCAAGCCATTTCACGACGTCAATAAGTTCCTACTGGGCGACGGCGTGCAGCGCATCAGCCTCGGCGTGCAGCAACTCATCTTCACGCCGAGCGATACGCAGAACCCCAATCCGTCTCCTAGCGATCGTCCTTATTCCAGCTTGCTGCTCGGCACGGTTAACTTCATTAATGATACGGACCTTTCGCGTAGCGTAGCGGGAATTCAGTTCGGTATCATGGGGCCGGGCGGTTTGGGGCGTCAGTTGCAGAACGGGTTCCATGGCGCAATTGGCGACACGAAGAATCTAGGCTGGCACCATCAATTGGCGAATCAGCCGATTTTCCAGGTCCAGATGGGCCGTATTTGGCGTTTGCCACTCGTTAACTTTCATGGCTTCGGCGCGGATATCCTTCCGGCAATCTCCGGAGCCGCGGGCGATTATCGTACTTATGGCGACGTTGCTGGTACCTTCCGGATCGGTGAGGGACTTAACAGCGACTTCGGCAATTCGACGATTGGGCCGGGCCTCGATGGAACGGACGCATTTACCGCGACCACGCCAGTGGCATGGTATCTCTATGGCGGTGTCGAAGGGCAGGCGGTTGCTTACGATGCAACTTTGCAGGGCAACACGATACGTTCGAACTCACCGCATGTCAGCAAGACGTGGGATGTGGGCGAAATCCATGCTGGTGTTGCTATTATGTGGCATGGCGTTCGCCTCTCTTACAGCCAGAACTGGCAGACTGCGCAGTTCGATACTGCGAAAGCCGGCTTGTTCAACTACGGCTCACTGAAGCTCTCCGTGAAGTTCTGA
- a CDS encoding cold-shock protein, producing the protein MRSNRTDRSPRTPRRGGFDDDFMSSPPSYSDRGAAPYRRPAGGGGGGPQVVASGPEVGANVKWFNSEKGFGFVELSDGSGDVFLHANALSSAGHDSVNPGATLSVRIGQGPKGRQVAEVLSVDESTAEAPRPRGGQFGAAPRNNFGSPRPSRPAPDLSQAQEIRGIVKWYNATKGFGFITPESGGKDIFIHASALERSGLSALNEGQAVDVKVVQGQKGPEAAGINLA; encoded by the coding sequence TTGAGAAGCAACAGAACCGACCGCAGCCCACGCACCCCACGCCGCGGCGGATTTGACGATGATTTTATGTCGTCGCCACCGTCCTACAGTGATCGCGGGGCCGCCCCTTATCGTCGTCCTGCCGGTGGCGGTGGTGGCGGACCCCAAGTTGTCGCATCAGGGCCGGAAGTCGGCGCAAATGTGAAGTGGTTCAACAGTGAAAAGGGCTTCGGCTTCGTTGAACTGTCGGACGGCTCGGGCGACGTATTCCTGCACGCCAACGCTCTGTCGAGCGCTGGTCATGACAGCGTGAACCCTGGCGCGACGCTGAGCGTTCGCATTGGCCAAGGCCCGAAGGGCCGTCAGGTTGCGGAAGTTCTTTCGGTCGACGAGAGCACGGCAGAAGCGCCGCGCCCCCGTGGTGGCCAGTTTGGTGCCGCGCCGCGTAACAATTTCGGTAGCCCGCGCCCGTCGCGTCCGGCTCCGGACCTGTCACAGGCTCAGGAAATCCGTGGCATCGTGAAGTGGTATAATGCCACCAAGGGCTTCGGCTTTATCACCCCGGAAAGCGGTGGCAAAGACATCTTCATTCATGCTTCGGCTCTGGAACGTTCTGGCCTGAGCGCTTTGAATGAAGGTCAGGCTGTGGACGTCAAGGTTGTGCAGGGACAAAAAGGTCCTGAAGCAGCAGGCATCAATCTTGCCTAA
- the smpB gene encoding SsrA-binding protein SmpB — MAEKKKSGLISHGVAAQNRKGRFNYSILETVEAGIVLKGPEVKSLRMGRAAINEAYAGERDGEIWLFNSYIPEYQGGVLSRFDTRAPRKLLLHRKQMAHLLGAVTRAGASLVPLDIHFNARGVAKLTLGLGQGRKKEDKRHAIAERDWQRDKARLLRSKGKDY; from the coding sequence GTGGCAGAAAAGAAGAAAAGCGGCCTGATCTCGCATGGCGTTGCGGCACAAAATCGAAAAGGCCGATTTAACTATAGCATTCTTGAAACAGTTGAAGCTGGGATCGTTCTAAAGGGCCCAGAGGTCAAAAGCCTTCGTATGGGTCGCGCCGCCATTAACGAAGCTTATGCAGGCGAGCGCGACGGCGAGATATGGCTGTTCAATTCCTATATCCCTGAATATCAAGGCGGCGTTTTATCGCGCTTCGATACGCGTGCGCCCCGTAAATTACTGCTTCACAGAAAGCAGATGGCGCATCTGCTCGGTGCCGTTACCCGTGCAGGTGCCTCTCTCGTACCGTTAGATATTCATTTCAACGCGCGTGGCGTCGCGAAATTGACTCTTGGTTTAGGGCAAGGCCGTAAAAAAGAAGACAAAAGACATGCTATCGCCGAGCGCGATTGGCAGCGCGATAAGGCAAGGCTATTACGCAGTAAGGGTAAGGATTACTGA
- the dapA gene encoding 4-hydroxy-tetrahydrodipicolinate synthase translates to MFQGSLTALLTPMLENGELDLPAFTRLIEWQIENGTSALVPAGTTGESPTLTHDEHALIVSHAVKVAAGRVKVMAGAGSNSTHEAIGMARHAQSVGANALLVVAPYYNKPTQEGLYRHYMSVADATDLPLYVYNVPGRSVVEVLPETLARLARHPNIVGVKDATANLVRPLQVRRAVGKSFNQLSGEDGTIVSFLAAGGDGCISVTANIAPKLCAQIHDAWQAGDVAEAIRIQDRLTPLHDAMFCESNPGPVKYAASRLGLCGPTLRLPLCEPSTASRAVIDEALKAAGLLE, encoded by the coding sequence ATGTTCCAAGGATCGTTGACGGCATTGCTGACGCCGATGCTTGAGAACGGCGAACTCGATTTACCTGCGTTCACGAGGTTGATCGAATGGCAGATAGAAAACGGCACGTCCGCTTTGGTTCCGGCCGGGACCACGGGGGAAAGCCCGACTTTGACGCATGACGAGCATGCGCTGATCGTCTCGCACGCGGTAAAAGTGGCGGCGGGGCGTGTCAAAGTCATGGCGGGTGCTGGTTCCAATAGTACTCACGAGGCCATCGGCATGGCCCGTCACGCGCAATCCGTAGGGGCGAATGCGCTTCTCGTCGTCGCGCCTTATTATAATAAGCCGACGCAGGAAGGACTGTATCGCCACTATATGAGCGTGGCCGACGCGACCGATTTGCCGCTTTACGTCTATAATGTGCCCGGACGGTCCGTTGTCGAGGTTTTGCCGGAGACGTTGGCGCGTCTAGCGCGGCATCCCAACATCGTGGGCGTTAAGGATGCGACGGCCAATCTTGTGCGTCCGTTGCAGGTGCGTCGCGCCGTTGGAAAAAGCTTCAATCAGCTTTCTGGCGAGGACGGAACGATCGTGTCTTTCCTTGCGGCAGGAGGCGATGGCTGCATCAGCGTGACCGCCAACATTGCGCCGAAGCTGTGCGCGCAAATTCATGACGCATGGCAAGCCGGAGATGTTGCGGAAGCGATTCGCATTCAGGATCGGCTAACGCCTCTGCATGACGCCATGTTCTGCGAGAGCAATCCAGGGCCAGTGAAATACGCAGCCTCCCGTTTGGGTCTTTGTGGCCCGACATTGCGTCTGCCGCTTTGCGAACCATCGACAGCTTCTCGCGCTGTGATAGACGAGGCGCTTAAGGCAGCAGGCCTCTTGGAGTAA
- a CDS encoding prephenate dehydratase, translating into MSIIAFQGRPGAYSDLACRKARPGWQTLPCESFADAIQAVRDGRADLAMLACENSLAGRVPEIHALLPDAGLPIVGEHFQRVEHCLIGLPGARIDDIKRIHTHPVALGQVRRLIESLGVKAQAAFDTAGAVELVAEWNRPEEAAVASELAAELNGLEVLRRNVEDADHNTTRFYIVSREAEWPEPDEAMTMTTLLFRVKNTPGALYQALGGFAQHAVNMTRLESYMLGGTFAATQFLMDVEGHPKQFALQEALKQLRTYCDDLKILGVYPVSPSRYLER; encoded by the coding sequence ATGTCGATCATCGCTTTTCAGGGACGTCCGGGCGCTTATTCCGATCTTGCCTGCCGCAAAGCCCGTCCAGGGTGGCAGACATTACCTTGCGAGAGTTTTGCGGACGCCATTCAGGCCGTGCGCGATGGGCGCGCCGATTTGGCCATGCTGGCATGTGAGAATTCGCTTGCAGGTCGTGTTCCAGAAATTCATGCCCTGTTGCCGGATGCAGGGTTGCCGATCGTCGGGGAGCATTTTCAACGCGTCGAGCACTGCCTGATCGGCCTGCCTGGTGCTCGGATCGATGATATAAAGCGTATTCACACGCATCCTGTGGCGCTCGGCCAGGTGCGGCGATTGATCGAATCGCTCGGAGTAAAAGCGCAGGCGGCCTTCGATACTGCCGGGGCTGTTGAATTGGTTGCGGAATGGAACCGCCCTGAAGAAGCGGCAGTGGCTTCTGAATTGGCCGCTGAGTTGAATGGTCTGGAAGTGCTTCGGCGTAATGTCGAGGATGCGGATCATAATACGACGCGTTTTTATATCGTCTCGCGCGAAGCGGAATGGCCGGAACCCGATGAGGCTATGACGATGACGACATTGCTTTTCCGGGTAAAGAATACTCCTGGCGCGCTTTATCAGGCGCTTGGAGGATTTGCGCAGCACGCGGTGAACATGACCCGACTTGAAAGCTATATGTTGGGGGGCACCTTTGCTGCGACGCAGTTTTTGATGGATGTCGAAGGGCATCCTAAGCAGTTCGCGCTTCAGGAGGCGCTAAAGCAATTGCGGACGTACTGCGACGATTTGAAGATTTTGGGCGTTTATCCCGTTAGTCCGTCGCGTTATTTGGAGCGTTGA
- a CDS encoding 3-deoxy-manno-octulosonate cytidylyltransferase yields MNPIVVIPSRLASTRLPAKPLADIGGESMIVRVAKRALAANVGPVAVAAGDREILDAVRHLDVMAVMTDPGLASGSDRVYSALEQIDPHKSFDTIINLQGDLPFFEASDLPAVLRPLQEEAFDVGTLVSSVQDDEEAQRASVVKTACAFRSESDVARALYFSRMPIPWGGGPLWHHVGVYAWRRHALERFVSLPPSPLEKRESLEQLRVLEAGMSIGCVRIAHAPFGVDTPEDLMRVRALVKE; encoded by the coding sequence ATGAACCCGATCGTCGTTATTCCCTCCCGTTTGGCATCGACGCGTCTTCCCGCCAAGCCTCTTGCCGATATCGGTGGCGAGTCGATGATCGTGCGGGTTGCGAAACGAGCATTGGCGGCAAATGTTGGACCGGTGGCAGTAGCTGCCGGAGATCGCGAAATTCTCGATGCCGTTCGCCATCTCGATGTGATGGCGGTCATGACAGATCCAGGATTGGCCAGCGGATCGGACCGGGTTTATTCCGCGCTGGAACAGATCGATCCTCATAAGTCGTTCGATACGATTATCAATCTGCAGGGCGATTTGCCCTTCTTCGAGGCATCCGATCTTCCGGCCGTGTTGAGGCCGCTTCAAGAGGAGGCTTTCGATGTCGGCACCCTCGTCTCGTCCGTTCAGGATGACGAAGAAGCGCAACGAGCTTCCGTCGTGAAGACAGCATGTGCTTTTCGTTCGGAAAGCGATGTGGCGCGTGCGCTTTATTTCTCCCGCATGCCGATTCCTTGGGGCGGCGGCCCGCTATGGCATCATGTCGGCGTTTACGCTTGGCGCCGACATGCGCTTGAGCGTTTCGTATCTTTGCCGCCATCGCCGTTGGAGAAACGTGAGTCCTTGGAGCAATTGCGAGTATTGGAAGCGGGAATGTCGATTGGTTGCGTGAGGATTGCTCATGCACCATTTGGGGTCGACACCCCGGAAGATTTGATGCGTGTGCGCGCACTGGTGAAAGAATAA